A stretch of DNA from Kwoniella mangroviensis CBS 8507 chromosome 1 map unlocalized Ctg01, whole genome shotgun sequence:
CTTCTTGGTCGATATGAATCGATGAGTGTGAATCGATGTGCAGTTGGTGGTGCAAGTTCCAGTCCTGGTCGTATAGGAGAGGAGATACAGTTCAATGGGTCGGGTGAGGTCTACACATCCGAAGATCCAATCGAGGTCAATGCTGCACTGAGCAGCTGGAAAATCTAGGGTACGATACTCACGCAATGCCTTTGTAATTCATTCGTCCTCTTATaatactcttctttctcttgtacAGTATtattcctttcttcttctacaggTAACTTGAGAGTTGATCGAGTAGACGAAGTAGTATATCTCCAACGAGAAGTATtgagaggtgggatgagCGGTTTGGTGTATGGTTCAGGTGACTGATTACGACTATTCACAAGATCTTTAATCGGTACTTTGACGTTAGGCATATATTCTCCtatgaaaagaagaagcgTTTCAAAGGAAGGTTGGGTTGCGAGGGCAAATCCAAGTGATCCCAGTATATATCTCCAGACCAATCCTTCGATAGATAGGTGCTTGTGTATCGCACTCTCCCAATCTGTGTTTGGATAAGGGTGAAGTGAAAGAGGTAtatgaagaacaaagagaagaggaaagatgtgACTCAAGTTGAGGGTTGAGTGTGTGTGTGGTTTTTTCAGAATCGCCTTCTTTTTCCGACGGAAACAATCACCTGGGGATCATCGGAGCTACGGACACCGGACCTCGGTGCGATGGACTCGCAAAAGCTTACAATTGGCTATCTATATATGTGTCCAATTGTTTGCATGAGTGAAGTTGAACCCAGTTGAGAACATCCGCCAACTAGCTCCTATACGACAGCCAAGATGACTACGCCGGCTCAAAGGatctcaccttgtccacAACCATTCTCAGACCATGTGGTAGATACCATCGAAGGCGTGGATGTTCCCCTCAGAGTGTTCCCCGGTAAATTCATAGAAGGGGGAGGTAAGACGCCGTGGTTATTCTGGATTCacggaggtgagtgaagccTCAAGTTATCTCAAGCTAAGCAGTACCTACGTTGATTGGCGACTCGTAAAACACATGTGCTGATAACGCTATGTAATCAGGCGGTTGGGTTGGAGGTAAACATTACATACCTAACGTCTGGGTACATCCAGCCTTCCATCCATTAGGCAtccatatcatatcagtctCATATCGATTCATGCCCCAAGCGACTCTTGACGATATTTACTCGGATCTCAGTAAATCTTTCCAATGGTGTCTCGACAACCTATCATCTGTACTAGGTGAAGATAAAGTCGACGTACAGCGATATATAATTGGAGGGGATTCAGCAGGTGGACAACTAAGTGCCCATTGCGCATTACACTTCCAACCTAAACCCCTGGTGGAATTAAATATTTTCGGTGCGGTAGATTTGACTGATCCTCACTTTAGTAAAGGTATGGATCGTCCCATTCCCTATGGTACAAGTTCAGAAGAACTAGAGAGATTAGTGAGAGATTTCAATCCTGCCAATGCAGTGATAGCCTCTCCGTGGTATTGGGAACTGGAGCCAGACATGTCACAAGAGACCTTACGATCTTTCTGGGGAACAGACTATAGACCGGGCGAGGGAGATAAAAAAAGAATGGATCTTAATGCCTACACTTCCAAAAATGGTTCAAGGATCAAAGCGATGTTCCATCTTCTAGATTCACAAGGACcagaagcagaggaagagtTCAAGAGATTGACAAAGGAATGGTCACCTACGTATCATCTTACGAAGGATTACCCGCCAACGGTAGTCATGCATGGAGAGAAGGATCAGGCAGTGTTGATAAAGCAAAGCAAAGACTTCGCAGACAAGTTGGAAAAATTGGGCGTTGAGGTGAAAAGGATTTGGTCAAAGGATGGTGGTCATTCGTTTGAACAATCTATGGGAGTGAGTATACTATCACATCAAGTCATGTGAATGTTGGAAAGATATATTGGCTGATTTCGGCAATGCAATGCTCTTAGGGCcctgaggatgaaggatgggaagaattcATTGTACCATGCATTGAGTTTGTCAGAAAACATACCGGAGTGTGATAATAATCGTTAAGCTGTGATTTAATTCAGATAGTCAGGATGATCTTAGTGTTATGGTTTCAAGTACCATTAGTAATTAGTTAAGAAGGAATTAACCTAGAATGAGCAATGCTAGAATAGtatgaatatgatatatgcaGAACATATCCCCGTCGAGTCGATGCCTCAAAGTGTAACGATCGTCACTCGGTGGCTAGTCCATCGGgaatatatatgcatatgtgATATATCGTGACAATTATCGTTTGACCCAAGTGTACTGCAAGATAAGAAAAAAAGAGTCAATGACGTCGAACAACACACAAGGagaaatgatcaaatcactcactcctttTCTAGCCTTGGCTCTAcccgtcttcttcctctccgTCATTCTTGTATCTCTCATCAGGGCGCCATCTGCAAAACGGCAATGAGCAAGTTAGCAACTCATCAGCACAAACTAGCAACAGCCAAAGGCTATATGACCTCTCAATTGAATAGTACGCGACACTCACCAGCCTGTAAGATATCCCTCGCATCTTCTTTGGCTACCCCTAACGCTCTAGCCACTGCCAATCCCACGGCCGAAGCCTGACTGGACATTCCTCCGCCTCTCGAGAACCCAAATATATTGAACGCGCCGAGGTATCCGGTGATTTTCAACGGACGAAGGATAGTCTCTCGATCAGAAGGTCTGACGAAATACTGTGAAAGGGGTATATGGTTGATCAAAATTTCcgctgaagctgaagccgAAGCCGAACTTGAAGGAGTACTATCGGTGGTAGTTGATAATAACGCTTGTGTAGGTATAAGCCATACTCTCGAGCTTGAtgttttctttcttcccattccataGGATCTACCAAATTCATCTATCCCTtgtccctctccctcttcggTCGTCTTCTTGAAATCCACACcagacgaagaggaagaagcagagcGCCTTTCGTACCTAGACAAGACTTCATTGATCTTTCCTACAAGTTCACCATTGCCACTCAAGTCCGAGACGTGTCTAAGGTGATTCAACTCCGACAAAAGTTCGTGGACCTGACGTAAAGTGTTCGTACGCAATTTGATATCAAACAGTGTTGATAATTCCTCTTTAGAGATCCAATTTGCCTGAGGAGGGTTGACGTATGGCAATTcggatggaagaggatataTGTGTTTGACCCGTAGGGATTTCTTGATAGTGTCAATAGTGAGGTCGAGCTCCGATAGGGATTCATGGAACACTGGGCGGCCCGTGAAGAATTCGCTGGAAGACGGACGGGTGGGTCGTCGAGGTGGGGGGTATTCGGATGACGAGGGAGGAGAGTAAGGTGAGAGTGAAGCGTATGATCGAGTAGCGCCAAGAGTGAGGGATCGGAGAGACCGGAGAGAGGACGAGGCTGTCGaggggagagagagagacatGGTGGTGAGGTGGGTGATGGTTGGTGACTAGGAGGACGACTAAGAAATGTGTAGACAGTGATTGTCGAATGGCAGCTAGAAAAGTCAAGTCGAAAAAGTCGCAACGCAaggatcttggtgagtttgtAAGTTAAGGGGGCCAATCTGATTCCGCTTGTGATTATCACATCAGTACAGTGAATCCtgacatatatatatatatatatccacATCATGGTATGTCCGAATGTCGTGCCTTGGCCTGGCTGACCAATATATCAGATAAGCAGTGACTATGAGCAtgtcaatcgatcaatcccagttttccattttcatctttctcgaCATCAAACAACACTCGTAACAATACTCGCATCAATCATCGTGGATTCGTACCCATATAGTGATCATACAGCGTCACCAGCGAACGCAACAGCCTTGGGATCATCCgtaattcttcacctcttctccaatcAATCGCATCTCTCATTATGGATATCGACGAACAGCCTCAGCCGACCGTACTGAAAAGTATGGAAGATAAATTACGGTCCAACCTGAAGATTGAATTTCTTGTAAGCTCCACCTCCAATCTGTCTGTTATATGTTCTCCAAGACCCCAATATGGAAAATCAATCCTAATGCAGCTGCAGCTGATGTCTTTGCGTGACACAGGAATTCATAGATACATCGGGAAACTGCGGTTCTTCATACTCCGTTACGATAGTCTCAGGCGACTTCAAGGGAAAGATGACTTTAGGTAGGCATAAACTGGGTGAGTACGATGGTCCTTTCTTTGTAtaacaagaagaagcaacATATGTGAACAGAACATCGTGAGGTTGAGCTGATAAATGATatgctgatggatgttgTCATGTAACAGTCAATCAGATATTATCAGATGAAATCGCTCAATTACATGCTTTCTCACAGGTAAGTTtattttcatcttttcccttttcatttcatcttggaGTCGGTACATGGTACATGTATCGTCACCatatatccttttcttcgAAACGTTATATTTGATACGAGTATACAACAGCTTACATCTGTCTGCTTTGTTTTGGGTGTAAACCGATTTAGAAAACTCTGACTCCGGAACAatgggaaaaggagaagaaaaactgaacatgaacatgaacgaGTCCGAGTTCGGAGTCATCGGCTCGCTAGTGATGTAATGTGAGGACGAACAAATATCACATTGATGGAACAAAGCATGGCGTGTGATGGTGATTAGATCGAATAGGATTCTAGGATCTTAAGGAATTGCATTGATCTTTCTGATGACTTGATATCTAGTCAGTAAACACCACGCAAGTATCGGTCATAAAATATATGTAGCATTCTAATGTATCATcaattcattcattcattggCTATAGACGATGCATAAGTCTTCGTGATTGAACAAGGCAGTGTGATCTTGTGGTCTGGCCCTCTAACGCATGACGGTGTACCAAATTGGATCAGCATTTTGAGCCTTCCTTTGTCGATAATATATTGATTTATTTAATAATCTCCTAATCGTGAATACCCCTTTCACAGCTTatttcatcaatcgatctcatGCTCCTTTCAGCGATGTAGGCAGGGATTCAAACCATTCCAGTATCACTCTTACAgatcatctgtatatatGAAGTAATCCCTTGATGGGGGAATGAGAGATAGCTAACATACCAGAATCAAAACAAAACTAAAAATTGAATATCCAATAATCTTCCTCGCTGCTttcatattgatcaatcacaCTCGCTCATCATGTTATTGAAATATCTAACCTTACTCGGTCTCTCACATGTGGCAATAGCCATCCCAATAGACGTATACCCTTCAGCCAATTTCAAACTTGGTGTACCACTCTATACGCAGTACCAGGACGATCTCAACGGAGTCAAGTTTGGCGCAATCACGATCGATATCAATTTGACCATATCCAATATCGAGCAAGAGGGTGAAAGGAATTTTACCTGGATCACTTTTCAATACCCTTCAAAACCTGAAGACAAGCTAGGTGAACCAATATGGAATATGTCTGTAagtctcctcttctcacccTTTTCTCCTCGAAGCAAGCGGAGATCACCAGTTGATCagggatttggatttgataATCTGGAGTAGTGTATGGCAATGGCCAAAAAAGGGTTTGAAGGGGTTGCCGAATTCACTCTGAAAGATGCTTATCCTTGGATAACCGCTGGAGTGAACGCTTCTGGAGTAAGGGATGGGACATCCGGTATACAATGTCCTGAGGGGAAATGTGTTAGTGAGATATGTCAAGGGCAAGAGATACCGGTCATTGATACTGTAAGTCTTTTGAACCCGAATAGTTGAGTGAGAATACTTCAGGTAGCTGACGTCAGATCTGACTTGAATCTGACcttttttgtttttgatcAGTTTTTGAACTCGTATTGATGGGTGATATTGAGATTGTATGGCTGGAAGATGGGTTGTAACTGTATAAGATCATGATCTTTCGTGCTCATATGTGTATATGCATTGATCGATTCAAACAGAATAAAGAGACTTCTCGAACCTAGTCGACAGGAAGTAAAACACCCTGCgctgaagagagatggattggCATAGATACAACAAGTCTTTTGACGTGAGAAGTTTCACCCGGTCACATTACAGTAGCAGGCCGATTGGATCTATTGTGTACAACACTCGAAGCAGACTGGCGAGTTCTGTGCAGGGCGCACGAGTGTTACtcatttgatcgatatctttACGAGGATCAAAGCCTCCCTTTCTCAGTACCATCAAGTACAATTTATCCGAGATTATCTAGACCTCATTTCACTAACAATTTTTGGTATTGATATGTACCCACATGAAGATCTTTATTCTCGTCTTGACGGTAAAAATTCGGATCTTACAGTAAGTTATACAAGTACGTACAATGGGATTGAATCACTCCTGCAAACCACTCAAGTGCCGGCCTCACCAACAAAAGCGACATCACACCTCGGATCCTATGGGATATCAAGGAAGACAACGACAGAGTTTGAACTTGGGAGAACAACCCACCCAACACTGCAcaaaagaaaggagaaaggaaaaatcatccaacaagcccgatgactcactctcttgCCAACGCTCATCCTACATTTTCATCGGTCGCCTTCACTCGCCTCCATTCGTATTCTCTTCCAAGATCCCTGTCCTCACAGTATCAAATATCCACTGGCTGATAACTGGAGATATCGACGAAAATTTCTatttgagagaagaagatatgacgAGGTACACAAGGTCGGAGGATAAGGTGTGGAATATGGTCACAGGAGTCAACAAATTTCAGCTGGATACcaagaagggaaagaaacTCAAAAGggtcgaagtggaagttgatgaagtgattgatctcacgtcagcttgaTTTGATGTGAGTAGTTAATCCCCTATGATCCTGATTGATATTGAGCTTCCAAATTCAAGTATGACCATCTGGCTGGGTTTCTGGTTGTAAGTTAGCTGACTTGTGACTATCGTCGAATTCAGCATTTTAGTAAGTAGGGTAAATTAGTGAGGATGATTATAGTAGGAGATTGCTGGAATCAGGAACTACACCTGGGACACGGGACATACATACTACACCATGCTATACTGTACATGCATTATTTCCTCTGATTTACACCAAGAAAAGCAAACATTCAATGTTTTACCGATCCGTTCTTATCCTTCGCTACTATAGTATTACCAACATGTTCACGTATCGCCGCCCATGGATTGGATTTATAAGCTGGATGAGATAACACCGCAGGTATACGTTTCGAGGCTTCTTGGCTGTGGTTAGCAGATGCCAACGAATCAGTGGTCAGCTTGAGGAAGTAGGAGGTATAGCGATACTGGATAATCAATCACAAAGATATAGAAATACAATTAAACTCACATAACATctcgtctcttcttctcgccCAACGtccttcctttcccttccccaatctttttcacttctttatccttcttcaccttcctcttctccccttctccaTTTACAGCCATCTTTCCATTTGTCCCATCATGCTCTTCCGAACGATCGACGTCGGGTAGAATTGTTTCTAGCGCATTTTCCAAAGATTGTAAATTGGTGGATGAATTCAATGTTTTGACCTTTCGTTTTTCTCGTCGGAGGTGggatttcgatttgatcaTATATGGATGAGGTGCTGATTCTACAATGTACAATGTACAATGTGAATGGATCAAATCATCGTCAGTGATCGCTCCCTCTGCGTGCGATCTTGCTTATGAGAAAGGCACTCACGAACGGCAGCTATAAAATCTGCTTTTTTCTGCTGTTGCGAACGCGAGGTTGAGGGCTCATCATGTCGAATTATCGAATTGAAAGCTTCCTATAATCAGGGTTTAGTAGGCTTGACATGGCCACAACGAAAACGAAGTATAGACATGATTACTCACTGCTATAGAGGGTATATCTGCTGGTACGACTTCAGTTGTCCTTAATTTCGAAGGTAAGCTGACCGCTGAAGTGTGTAATTTAGATTTCGTTTTACCGGTTCTTGGCTAAGAATCGACAGAAGGGGCTGTAAGTAACTAATCCAGGCTGAACTAATGTTTTCCTCTTACTGACCATGATGAATAATGGGTTTACCCAGTTGTAAGTTGTGAAAGTTATCTGCTATGTCGTATATCTGTCGTGAATGCTGAAATCGACAATATGTTTGAGCAAAAAGCAATGTTGTTGGGTTCCATTCGAAATTTGCAGTGATCGATCAACTTCCGTCGGAAGTAATTCGCCGAAATGAGAGTGTCGCAGACAAACGATCGTATGTCGAAAAGACGATGAACTACTACCACAGCTTTCTGTAGGGATCTGTTaaagctatatatatatatatgcatcaaGCGTATATACACATTACCACACCCTATATGGTATGGCTATAAGCATGATTGAGAGCATTGCTTGCGGGTATGGGTCGTAAGAGGAAAAGGTTAAACTACAAATTAATCAGAATATCAAATTATGAGATAGATCCTCCCCGATCCTTTAAAATCCAAATAATCTAAAGACCAGATACAAAACGCAACCCAAAAACCTCAGAGTCGACAATCCCAGTACAGCATAGAAGATGACAGTGAGATAAGGGTTAAAAGTCGATTGAGTAGCACTAGTAAAATGAGTATTTACCCATGTTGTAAATGCTGAAGAGGTAAATAAGAGTATGACGAGCATGTTGGAACCCAAGAATAAAAGTACAACGTTTGTTCTGTTCACAGTCCAAAAATTCAGTACAATGTTCGTGACGTACACCGTCAGGCCAGGAGAAAAAAcacgactcacctgaaatTCCTGTCTTGGTCTGCACGTTTAGTCTCAGCACTTCTCTTCTCAGGTTTCTCAACCGCCGGAGCTCTTAGTTCCGCCCTGGCCTGTTGCCATAATgcttcgacatcttcttgTTTGGTGGGTAAAGCCACTTCGGCCTGTTCACAGCAATTATTCAATATCGTCAGCGTAGCCGTCCTACTAAAGAAAAGAGCCAAATTTAGAATCACTTACCATCTCTTTACCATCCTTTTCAACTTTCTTCGCTGAACCCAAATCTTTCGACGCtccattatcacctttcGTACCCCAACTTACGTCGTGCAAGTTACACATCGCATAGATAAGTAAGATGTTAACGTATGATGGAAGTAACAGGAGATATTGTACAAAGGAAGTTAACATGTGCCACGGTTCGAAGTAAAGTATCGATGAAACAAGGTAAAGTCCGTATGTTGCCTAAATTTGATTTCCAATATAAGCTGGGATTCTGCACTTGTATGTATGCTCATGTGTGTGCTTgatgtcactcaccatcaaagaCATAGCCAGATCCAAGAAAGTCTTATTCTCGAACAACCCACTGACGTCCTTCCATCCTTCGGCAGTGTGCGGTACAGTCTGGTATACCGTCCATCCGGCGCAATAAAGCAGAATACCTTGACAGACGGCAAACATGAAAATGCTATCGCAATCTGTCAGTTATAGGTTCCCCTTCGCACGATAATGGAGCAGGTATCTCACCAAAAAGTGTACATCCAATTCGATCCTTGTGGTCTGTTACCTAACGAGCAAACCAATACGACGAAGCTGCAAGAAAATTGTTAGCTTCCAGTGttgatttggtgatttcaTACGAGGAGcaaacactcacatcaaacCGATATAAACTTTATTGAAAACCTGgaacatctcatcaccagCTCCACCGAATGGATCAGAGGCTCCCGCAATGGACgaggatatcaagaagaaaaaagcGAGGTAGAACGAAGAAATCGACAGCCAGTTGAATATGAGGTTGACCAGATCTACGTGAGATATGCATCTCTTGAGGTGAATACGATGTCCATTGAAGGTGACAGACACATGACTCACTGTAAATAGTCAGAATAGTCAAAGCAATCTTTCTAAAGAAATTATGACCACTTGTCCATATTCTCCAGAAACATACCATAGCATAGGTAGCAGCGAAGATCGAACCGttcaaccatcttcttctctgtgAGATGAACTCTGGTACTCGTGCAGGTACGTCTGTGCCGGCTTTGGCAGATTTAACATATTGTAATCTCCATTTGGCATTTTTCTTCACCACGATTTCTGCGAAACGCAAACGAAACCAACGTGAGAGTCAATGTTTAGTCAACAGTATGGTCTTGATGGAGGTagaattggatgatgataatgaccAGGCACGTAGAAAGTTCAAAAACCCACCGAAAGCCAATATTCTATCTTCAGCCAAGAACTTATTCCTATCGAAGATACTAGCCGTAGCTCCAGGaagattcatcatctcaccgTGGAAGTACGCTGCCAATGGTCCCGTACCATCGGCATGGTTCTTGACCGCATCGTATCGATAAGCAGAGAATGCTCCAGGGAGTACTGAAATGAGACCGAAAACGGATTCGAAAGGTTTATCCAAGATATTTGACATTTTATACTCAAAGTTCTGTCCAGCGACTAAAGGGTTGAATAAGTATTTACCAAATCGACCTGTATCTGCGAAGATTTCTCCACATGCTCCTCCGACATTTGGATGTTTTTCGAAACACTTGTACAATTCATAAATGGAAGTTCCGGAAGGTTTCGTACCGACATCTAGAAGGACACAAACGTTGGGTTTGATAAGAGGTCCAAAGGCATTGAAGAACCATCGGTGGGAATTGAGCTTTTTCTTATTTTGCCTAATTTCAAGTTCAAAAACCTCAATCAGTCAATGTGAgatgatactgatacatTGGCAACAATCTCACTCTTTCAAGCAAAATAGGAGTTGAACCGGTGTAGAACCAAACCCAACTTCTCCCGTATCAGATACGACGACCTGAGAGGTATATTCGAAGATGTGCGCTTGGGTTTCTTTACCGGCTACATGGTCTTTCATCACACCCTACATCACACAAATCAGTCAATGGTCCTAAAAAATTTATCAATGTAGACTCACCTCCGCGTAGACACCCATCAGTTGAAGCACCTTCAACACCCTTGGATCCACAACTTTACGTCCGTCCGCTACAATACACACGACCACCTTTTTCCATGCGTCTTGACCCCAGGTCTTCGATCGAGTTCTCGTCGTGAGATGAGCAATGTTCTTGATGACAGAGTTGAGTGTACGTAAGAGCAATTCAGAGTTTTCGTTATACATTGTCATTACGATCTGATATTGCGTACATAAAAGATTAGAATGATTCATCGATACCAGGTATACCTAGATTGCCTCGAAATTTTGTGTGTGATACTCACGAATAACTCCGTCTTCCTACCATACAAGTACTGCCTCAAATTGAATTTCCTACCCATGAAATCATCAGGATCACAAGTAGCTGCCGAATATCTCAAactctcaatttctccatCCATCAGTCCCAACCCTTTTACACCGGAGGGTATAACACCCTTCGGTACAGGTACGTCCATGATCAGATTACCATTATGAAGTGGGATTTGCTTTACCACTCTTCTTTCTAATAATtgatttctcatcttgtGCCAATGTGAGGTGCCGCCCCATCCTGTATGAGCTGAAGGTACAGTGCTAGGTGGTCCAGTACCATACATTGGTCTAGGTGGATAGTATTGGTCTTGACTACCATAATTCATATCTCTCGGTACGGGTGGGACGACCGATCCGACATCCCATTCTTTCTGAGGAGTTGATGCGAGATGAGTAGTGGAAGAGTAAGATTTGCCCTCATCGTAATAATCTGaatgttgagaagagaatgatggtcTAGGTTGTAGACCAGGTTGACTACCTTGATTCTGTTGATAGAAACTTTGTTGTGGGGGTGGTTGTTGGGGTATTAGATGTCGATTGTTAGGTCTAAATACTTCGCCTACTCCAATACCACCAGCACCTCCTCCAGGGGGGTTCTGGTAAGGGTTCGATGTGGGTTGCCCGTACATCTCGGCGTGGGGGTCCAAAGGCGTAGAGGGAGGTTGATATCCCTGTTGATAACcagtcaaagaaggtgaggcAATtggctgttgctgttgatgcCCATAAGCAGGTGAAGGCGCTCTCTGTAAATCCGTGTAATAGGAATCTAAAGGATCGTTGTAACTTTGAGCTTGGTTAATGTAAGGTGAGTTATAAGAATGATAGGTTGGTGCAGGAGATAACTGCTGTTGTCTGTGGTCTGGTGGTGGGGGATAACCGTAACTCATCTTGACACGCTATTGATATTGTCAAAGGAGTGTGTGTACTGTGTAAATCtaaggaaggtgagttggattgaTTGGAACTCTGTCCGTTGTGAGGGTGGAGTGGACCACAAACTATAAAcggattgatgatcttcAACTCTATATACACTTGACCAGCAAGGAGGAATGATCGCCAAGGAGAAAGACCCAAAGAAATGCTGAGAAGAGCGAACAATGCGTTGTCGACAAGGTTGACCTAAGGGTAAAGGATGTTGATACCTTCTAAACGACCCTGCTGAGAGACGGTGGCCACAGCAGGGTGGTCTGATAAGTCAAAGAACCGGCTTTGATCTTGTCACCACTGCAATGTGAAGAATGTCGGTGAATCCGATTATGGTGACAATGAATGAAATAGaggaaagaaacgaaagaagaggCAGTCGAAATCTAATTTCACACCTCTGTTCCAATTTGGTCCAATGGCTCATTTCATCATGCTCTGCTCTCATATTACGGCAGATCGGCTCAGGTGGATCCGATTTGATACCAAGAGACGGAGTGCTTCAGCATCAAGCTATTGTGCATTTGTCAATCGAGTAATTGAGTGGGATTTGTTTTCATTTCACTGTGAAACGCGTACAATACATGGCGTGAATCCGATTCACTGGACTGATGAAACGCGTCCTTTTGAGTTCAAGAGCAGAACGGGGAGAACCCAAGCAAGGGTCAATTCAAGCAAGGGTGGGGGGTGGGGTATAAATGGGGGGTGCGATTAGACGGGGCGCGGGCGTGCCACATG
This window harbors:
- a CDS encoding mitochondrial 37S ribosomal protein uS9m, coding for MSLSLPSTASSSLRSLRSLTLGATRSYASLSPYSPPSSSEYPPPRRPTRPSSSEFFTGRPVFHESLSELDLTIDTIKKSLRVKHIYPLPSELPYVNPPQANWISKEELSTLFDIKLRTNTLRQVHELLSELNHLRHVSDLSGNGELVGKINEVLSRYERRSASSSSSGVDFKKTTEEGEGQGIDEFGRSYGMGRKKTSSSRVWLIPTQALLSTTTDSTPSSSASASASAEILINHIPLSQYFVRPSDRETILRPLKITGYLGAFNIFGFSRGGGMSSQASAVGLAVARALGVAKEDARDILQADGALMRDTRMTERKKTGRAKARKGYTWVKR